Proteins co-encoded in one Pseudopipra pipra isolate bDixPip1 chromosome 12, bDixPip1.hap1, whole genome shotgun sequence genomic window:
- the RSL24D1 gene encoding probable ribosome biogenesis protein RLP24 has product MRIEKCYFCSGPIYPGHGVMFVRNDCKIFRFCKSKCHRNFKRKRNPRKMRWTKAFRKAAGKELTVDNSFEFEKRRNEPVKYQRELWNKTVDAMKRVEEIKQKRQARFIMNRLKKSKELQKAEDIKEVKQNIHLLRAPHAGKPKQLEDKMVQKLQEEVPMEEDS; this is encoded by the exons ATGCGGATCGAGAAGTGCTACTTCTGCTCGGGCCCGATCTACCCGGGCCACGGCGTCATGTTCGTGCGCAACGACTGCAAG ATATTTAGATTCTGCAAATCAAAATGCCACAGAAACTTTAAAAGGAAGCGAAATCCCAGAAAGATGAGATGGACCAAAGCATTCCGAAAAGCAGCTGGCAAAGAATTGACAGTG GATAATTCATTTGAGTTTGAAAAACGTAGAAATGAACCAGTGAAATACCAGAGAGAGTTGTGGAACAAGACTG TTGATGCAATGAAGAGAGTGgaggaaataaagcaaaaacGCCAAGCCAGGTTTATTATGAACAG atTAAAGAAGAGCAAAGAGTTGCAGAAGGCAGAAGACATCAAAGAAGTCAAACAGAATATTCACCTTCTTCGTGCTCCCCATGCAG gcaaaccaaaacaactggAGGACAAAATGGTGCAGAAACTGCAAGAGGAGGTGCCTATGGAAGAAGACTCTTAA